The genomic interval TTCAAAGGCTCCAGTATAAATATCATGTCCTTCTGCATCTCCGGGAGGATCAACAAGGACGACACGTAAGCGCCGATACACATGAACCCCGCGGTTCCCAGCGAGAACATCCCTGTAAAACCGTAGATCAGATTAAGGCTCAGCCCCAGTATGGAATAAATAGCTATGAGGTTGAGTATCTGTATCTTGTATCCGTCCAGGTTCTCCGGTGCCCACCACAAGAGGCCGACCACCACCACGAGAAGCAACGCGTTGAGGAATAGGTTTTTCGTCTTTCTGCTCTCCATCATACTTTCTCCTCGATCTTCTCACCCATCAGCCCTGTGGGCTTGGCCAGCAGGATAACGATCAAAAGAATAAAGGCGAAGGCATCCTTGAATCCCGACAGCTCTGGGAAAAAGGCCACTGTCATGATCTCCACGAAACCGAGTATCAATCCTCCTATGACCGCCCCATGGATAGACCCGATCCCTCCGACGACGGCGGCGATGAAGGCCTTGATCCCCGGCATGAAGCCCATTAGAGGCTGTATCTGAGGGTATCTAAGAGCCCACATTATCCCGGAGGCGGCGGCAAGAGCGGAACCGAGCCCGAAGGTGAGGGCTATTATCCGGTTGACCGACACACCCATCAGTCTGGTCGTCTCGATATCCTTCGAGATAGCTCTCATCGCTAATCCCGGCTTTGTCTTATAGACGATAAAAAGAAGCCCCAGCACCAGGATGAAACAAACCACAGGAACTATCACTGCGAGAGGCAATATCCGCACTCCCTTAATAACTACGATCTTGACGAAAAAATCCGGCCGGACCACCGGTTTTGGTATTCCGGAGAACACCACTATAGCCAGGTTCTGTATCAGAAACGACATCCCAATGGAGCTTATCAAAGCGGAGATTCTAGGAGCGTCCCTGAGGGGTTTGTAGGCGACCTTGTCGACCATAATGCCACAGAGGGCACACAGGACGATGGATATAACCGCACCGACAACCCAAGGCAGATTAAAAAGCGAACCGGTGTAAAAGATGAAGTAGGCCCCCAGCATGAATATCTCGCCGTGGGCAAAGTTGATCAATCTCAATATGCCGTAGACCATGGTATATCCTATGGCGATAAGGGCATAAAGGCTCCCTAGGGTAAGGGCGTTAAAGAAATGTTGAACGAACATCTGACCTGTCATCTAGGCACCCCCCGAAAAAAGGGGGGGAGACTGGGCTCCCCCCTGGATCTTTATCTAACGGAGACTACATCTCCGGCTGGACGGAAGCTGTGTAGACCTGAGATCCATTCACGATGACCTTGATGCCGACCGGTTTCTCCGCGTCGTGGGTCTCGTTGATCGTGGTGGATCCGGTAACTCCGGGCCAGTCCTTGGCAGTGGCGAAAGCCTCGGTGATCTTCTCGGGATCGGCGCTGTTCGCCCTCTTGATGGCGTCTATGACGAACATATAGCAGTCATATCCGAGAGCAGAGTTGGCGTTGGGCTCGGACATGTCTGTTCCGGCGTACTTCTCTCTCCAGAGCTTGGTGAAGGTCTCTGCCTCTTTGGTCATGTCCGGCATCTCCGGGGCATAGGGGAAGGTGGTGTAGGAGAATCCCTCGGCGGCATCTCCGCCGATCTTTACCAGATCGGGATTGTCCATGGCGTCTCCGCCCATGATGTAGAAACCGGCTCCAAGCTCCCTGGCCTGCTTCATGATGATGGCGCCCTCGGCGAAGTAAGAGGGAATGTAGAGGAAGTCGGCCCCTTTGGAGATGGCGTCGGTCAGCTGGGCCGTGAAGTCCTGGTCACCGGACTGATACTTGTAGGTTCCGGCTATGTTTCCACCCATCTTGACGAAGGCCTTCTTGAAGAAATTCCCCAGTCCGACCGAGTAGTCCTGGGCTACGTCCAGAAGCAGGGCGGCGTTTCTGGCCTCGAGGTCGTTATAGGCGTAGGTGGCAGCGGCGGCTCCCTGGTAGGGATCGATAAAGCACATGCGGAAATAGTATTTCTTGCCCTGGGTCACCAGGGGATTGGTGGCGGAATCGGTGATGCAGGGAATACCGGACTTCTCCGCGACCTCTCCTCCCGCCATTGACAGGGAAGAACCGTAGCTCCCTATTATGGCGACGACCTTCTCCTTGTCGATAAGTCGCTTGACCGCGTTGGCAGCCTCGACCTTATCGGATTTGTTGTCCACTATGAACAACTTGACAGGACGTCCGAGAACCTCGGGAGCCTGCTCATGGGCCAGCTTGATACCCTCTACGGTCAACTGACCGCCGAAGGCGTTCTGCCCCGTCATGGGCTCGTAGACGCCTATGCGGATTTCGTCCGCGGCAAAGGCGGACCCTACGAGGATGAAGACCAACAATACCGCTGAAAAAACCTTGAATGCTTTCAACTTAGAAGTCCCTCCCTATTGAGATATTGTGTGAACAGTACGAATCTATTATATACTAGGAACCCTACAAAAACAAAACCCCCGGCCTAATTTAAAGACCGGGGATTTGAGTTTTTAGAGAAACCTCTATATGTTTCGTTTCCTCTCCAGGATATCGGAGATCTCCTTCTGGAAGCTGGCCAGGTCGGAGAATTCCCTGTAGACCGAGGCGAAACGGACGTAAGCGACCTTGTCAAGCTCGGCCAGTTCCTCCATGACGAGCTCTCCGATTCTTGAACTAGGAATCTCGCCGGCTCCGGCGGCCAAAAGCCTGTCCTCCACCTTGCAGACGACCTCCTCCATTTTTTCCAGAGAGATCGGGCGCTTCTCACAGGCCTTCCTCACTCCGCGGAAGATCTTCTCCCTATCGAAGGCCTCCCTACGACCGTCCTTCTTGGAGATCCATATGACCTTTTTTTCCTCCACTCTCTCGTAAGTGGTGAACCTGGAGGAACACTGAGGGCATTCCCTTCTGCGCCTCACGATACGCCCTTCGTCGGCGGTCCTGGTCTCTATAACCCTGGTCTCCGAAGCCTTGCATTTAGGACATCTCACGGTCATTCCTCCTAGAAAAGAGGACCCGGAAAGATCTCCGGGCCCTCTGGCGATTCTTACTTTCTACGGCGTTTCTTGGCCAATTCCTGGCGCTTGCGCTTCTTGGCCTCGCTGGGTTTTTCGTAATGCTCCCTCTGACGGGCCTCCCTAAGGACTCCCGTCTTGGAGACGTCTCTCTTGAACCGCCTGAGGGCGTCCTCAAGGGACTCGTTGTCACGTCGTACAATCGTCGTCATATCCGTTCCCTCCTTTCTTCTCCACCGACGCCTATCCCGGAGGCCATCCCATTGGACGGCCAGACAGCAGGTGGACGTGAAGGTGGGGGACTGTCTGACCGGCATCCTCGCCACAATTGACGACTAGCCGGTATCCTGAATCCGGAGAGATTCGGTTAACGACTTCCCGGACCGCAGCCATGATAGAAATCCAGAGGGTCGGGTCCTCCACTTGATCGATAGAAGGGATGTGCTCCTTCGGAACGATCAGGACATGACGGGGGGCTTGGGGAGATATATCCCGAAAAGCGAGACAACGATCGTTTTCGTAGACGACCTCTGCCTTCGATTCTCCTGCCACTATCGCACAAAAGGGACAATCACGACCCAAAGACCTCACCTCTCGCCTCTCTGACTCGTCTCATCGATCGAACGAACAGATCGAAAGAACTAAAGATCATTTTATACTACTGTGCTCCGACATACAATAGCACGAGACCAAGCTTTTACCGCAGGAGAAGGGGAATTTTGCGAAATTTCCTCTATTCGGGGCAGAAAATCCCTGGGACATCCTCTCCTATATAACTGTCTAAGCAAAGGAACCAATAGGTCTTCCTGGTCCCTCTCCAAAAGTGAAGACACCCTAGACTCCGGAAGAAAGGACAGATCCTGAGGCCAATGAGAGATAAGCAACCCCGCCACCTGAGAGGAAACCGGGTCCTGAAGTCCGGCGTATACCGCCGGCCCCCCGGGAAGGCCTCTCAACCATCGAAGATATCTCCGTGCAGCTCCCAGAGTCATATCCCCGAAATGGGGAGCCGCCGCCATTGCCAGTCTCAGGGAGCTCATAGGATCGGAGATGGAGACGATAACTTCGACACCGACCTCGTCCAGACCGTAGAGGCAGACGCTCTCCTCCACAGCCGACAAAACCTCCTGAGAGGACAGAGAGTCCTTTAACCCCTCCAGGGCCAATCCCCGGACCTCTGGCAAGGCACTCTTGAGCCGTCTGAGCAACCTCTGCCTTTCCGAAATCCCCCCCGACCTGTCGACCCTGGAGAGCAACGAGTCTATATGTATCTCCGTCCCGGAGAGAATATCATCTACCTTTTTAGCCCTCTTCAGTCTCTCTTCTCTGAAACGGCGTTCCTTCTCCTCCTTTTTTTCCCGTCTCTTCCTGGAGATATCGCCGACGGTCCTGGAAATCCAGGAAGAGGCCCTTACCAGGGGATCCATAAACTTCCTAAAATCCACGGTCTTCCCTCTATCCGAAGGCTCCTCTTTGAAGGTCTGTCCGGAACGAAACATGTCTCTGAGGACCATATAGGCCTCGGATATTCTCTCGAAATCGCCCTCTTCGACGCCTTCTCCTACGTCCGGATGGGTACTACGAGCGAGCCTCCTGAAAGCCGATTTGACCTCCGACCAAGGGGCTCCGACAGGAAGACCCAGTACGGAGTAGCAATCGCTGGCTGAAAGCCTCGTCATCCCATGATCACATCCTCCAAGGCCGAGGTCATCCTGGCCAGCTCGCCTATGCCGTCCTCATATAAAAGGGGTTCCAGGTCGCGCATCAGGGAGACCTTTCTAAAGGCCTCGTTTATCTTATCCTGCTGTTCCGGCGACAATCCGGGAGAAAGCCGGGCGATACGAATCTCCAGAGAGCTCAGCGATAGCTTATCCTCGCCCTTGCGTGAGGTTACCCCCAATTCCATCGGAGCGATATGTATGGAATCGCCGAACTCCCTGGAGAGGACCACGTTCAAAAGCCCTCCCGGATCTATGCGGAAGTTCAGATCCACCCTCTCGCCTTCCTTCATGCCCTTAAGGTCCAGCCTGGCTATTTCCCTGCATCTTCTCCTGGAAAGGTGGTCTCCCTGATACAACCGGAGTCGAAAATCCCCGTCCGACACGCTACGAAAGGCCCGATCGGATCTGGCGGGGAGGGGATGTCCCTTGCCTAGAAGGGGGACAGGGGTTCCGTCGAAGGCGATCACGCCAAGGCTCTCGGAGAGGACATCCAGCAGAAGACGGTTCTCCCCGTTGACCCCATACATAGCAGCACCCAGCGCCACAGCTTCGTCGGGACAACGGCCCATCCTCACCGGTATGGTTATCTCCTCCGACAACATACGCCTGAGGACCGGGATGCGACTGCTTCCTCCCACCATAACGACGCTCTGCGGCTCGTGGCGACGGCAGAGCAAGACCGCCAGGTCGATCGCTTTTCTTATCAAGGGCATGAACAAGCGCTCCAGATCCAATCTGGACAGGGGCAGTTCCCTTTGGTCCCCAACCAGAGAGAGAGGTGGATTCCAGGTCAGTTTTTCCCTGAAGGACAACTCGCATTTCAGCCTCTCAGCCTCCACCATTAGGAGACCGTACATGGGATCGTCCTCCTCAAAGGAGACCCCAAGCCTATCTGCCAGATACCGAAGGAGAGCCTTATCCAACTCGACCCCTCCAACGGAGGAGTCGCCCAGGCTTTCCAACACCTGCCAGGTGTCTCCGTCTCTCTCCACCACGGACAGATCTACAGTTCCCCCACCGAAGTCGAATACCAGAATCCTCCCGGAACTCTCGCAGAACAGGGCGGCGGCGGTCGGCTCGTTCAATATGCGGACCTCCTCGAAGCCCGCCTCTCTGGCGGCACGGGCGGCGGCGGAGCGCTCGAGAAAGCTGAATTGAGCCGGCACGGTCAGCACGCAGTCGGTCACGACATGCCCCAAGAAAGCCTCGCAGTCCTCCCTTATCTCGGAGATGAGGGGAACCAGCATCTCCTGGGCGGAGCGGTTCCGACCACCTACGGAGGGATACCAGTCGGAGCCGAGATGCCTCTTGACATCCCACCAACAACGACGATCCGGTCGGGAGACCATGCGTCTAGCCTCCTCTCCCACAAGCCATTTCCCACGATCGAAACACACCACCGAGGGGGTCTTGACCTCTCCCCATCGGTTAGGGATCAACACGGCACCTTCCAGGTCTTTATGTACCGCCGCAAGTGCATAGCGAGTTCCCAGGTCTATTCCCAATACGATTCGTTCGGATCTCACGGGGAGATCACCTCTCCTAGGAGCTCTCCATCGGCCATACCAGTGATCCGGCAACGAACTATCCCGTCTACCTTTCCGTATCCCAGGGCGGACAGCCTTATGAAATGAGGCGTATACCCCGAGACCTTCCCCCCGGAGACCTCCTCGATCAACAGAGATTCTTCCCTGCCTATCCAGCGGGATACGTATCGATCCAGCAGAGCTATTCCTCTTTCTATCACCGTTTTGCATCTTTCCTCTGCGATCGATTTAGGAGGTCTGTCCGGCAAAGAGGCCGCCTTCGTTCCCTTCCTGGGAGAATAGGGGAAACTGTGGATACGCCCTATGCCTCCTCGCTCCAGTACCGATAGGGTGTTGGCGAAGGCTCTGTCGTCCTCCC from Dethiosulfovibrio russensis carries:
- a CDS encoding branched-chain amino acid ABC transporter permease: MTGQMFVQHFFNALTLGSLYALIAIGYTMVYGILRLINFAHGEIFMLGAYFIFYTGSLFNLPWVVGAVISIVLCALCGIMVDKVAYKPLRDAPRISALISSIGMSFLIQNLAIVVFSGIPKPVVRPDFFVKIVVIKGVRILPLAVIVPVVCFILVLGLLFIVYKTKPGLAMRAISKDIETTRLMGVSVNRIIALTFGLGSALAAASGIMWALRYPQIQPLMGFMPGIKAFIAAVVGGIGSIHGAVIGGLILGFVEIMTVAFFPELSGFKDAFAFILLIVILLAKPTGLMGEKIEEKV
- a CDS encoding ABC transporter substrate-binding protein, which codes for MKAFKVFSAVLLVFILVGSAFAADEIRIGVYEPMTGQNAFGGQLTVEGIKLAHEQAPEVLGRPVKLFIVDNKSDKVEAANAVKRLIDKEKVVAIIGSYGSSLSMAGGEVAEKSGIPCITDSATNPLVTQGKKYYFRMCFIDPYQGAAAATYAYNDLEARNAALLLDVAQDYSVGLGNFFKKAFVKMGGNIAGTYKYQSGDQDFTAQLTDAISKGADFLYIPSYFAEGAIIMKQARELGAGFYIMGGDAMDNPDLVKIGGDAAEGFSYTTFPYAPEMPDMTKEAETFTKLWREKYAGTDMSEPNANSALGYDCYMFVIDAIKRANSADPEKITEAFATAKDWPGVTGSTTINETHDAEKPVGIKVIVNGSQVYTASVQPEM
- the nrdR gene encoding transcriptional regulator NrdR, coding for MRCPKCKASETRVIETRTADEGRIVRRRRECPQCSSRFTTYERVEEKKVIWISKKDGRREAFDREKIFRGVRKACEKRPISLEKMEEVVCKVEDRLLAAGAGEIPSSRIGELVMEELAELDKVAYVRFASVYREFSDLASFQKEISDILERKRNI
- the rpsU gene encoding 30S ribosomal protein S21, whose amino-acid sequence is MTTIVRRDNESLEDALRRFKRDVSKTGVLREARQREHYEKPSEAKKRKRQELAKKRRRK
- a CDS encoding histidine triad nucleotide-binding protein, which gives rise to MRSLGRDCPFCAIVAGESKAEVVYENDRCLAFRDISPQAPRHVLIVPKEHIPSIDQVEDPTLWISIMAAVREVVNRISPDSGYRLVVNCGEDAGQTVPHLHVHLLSGRPMGWPPG
- a CDS encoding J domain-containing protein, which gives rise to MTRLSASDCYSVLGLPVGAPWSEVKSAFRRLARSTHPDVGEGVEEGDFERISEAYMVLRDMFRSGQTFKEEPSDRGKTVDFRKFMDPLVRASSWISRTVGDISRKRREKKEEKERRFREERLKRAKKVDDILSGTEIHIDSLLSRVDRSGGISERQRLLRRLKSALPEVRGLALEGLKDSLSSQEVLSAVEESVCLYGLDEVGVEVIVSISDPMSSLRLAMAAAPHFGDMTLGAARRYLRWLRGLPGGPAVYAGLQDPVSSQVAGLLISHWPQDLSFLPESRVSSLLERDQEDLLVPLLRQLYRRGCPRDFLPRIEEISQNSPSPAVKAWSRAIVCRSTVV
- a CDS encoding Hsp70 family protein, which encodes MRSERIVLGIDLGTRYALAAVHKDLEGAVLIPNRWGEVKTPSVVCFDRGKWLVGEEARRMVSRPDRRCWWDVKRHLGSDWYPSVGGRNRSAQEMLVPLISEIREDCEAFLGHVVTDCVLTVPAQFSFLERSAAARAAREAGFEEVRILNEPTAAALFCESSGRILVFDFGGGTVDLSVVERDGDTWQVLESLGDSSVGGVELDKALLRYLADRLGVSFEEDDPMYGLLMVEAERLKCELSFREKLTWNPPLSLVGDQRELPLSRLDLERLFMPLIRKAIDLAVLLCRRHEPQSVVMVGGSSRIPVLRRMLSEEITIPVRMGRCPDEAVALGAAMYGVNGENRLLLDVLSESLGVIAFDGTPVPLLGKGHPLPARSDRAFRSVSDGDFRLRLYQGDHLSRRRCREIARLDLKGMKEGERVDLNFRIDPGGLLNVVLSREFGDSIHIAPMELGVTSRKGEDKLSLSSLEIRIARLSPGLSPEQQDKINEAFRKVSLMRDLEPLLYEDGIGELARMTSALEDVIMG